In Neomonachus schauinslandi chromosome 6, ASM220157v2, whole genome shotgun sequence, a genomic segment contains:
- the MARVELD1 gene encoding MARVEL domain-containing protein 1, giving the protein MLPPPPRQPPPQARAVRGAVRLHRAFLRGPLGVLRLLQLLAGAAFWITIATSRYQGPVHFALFVSVLFWLLTLGLYFLTLLGKHELVPVLGSRWLVVNVAHDLLAAALYGAATGIMISQTQSHSYCNLKDYQMACAYHAFLAAAVCGGLCLGLYLLSALYGCCRRYQGEQEVA; this is encoded by the coding sequence ATGCTCCCGCCGCCCCCGCGCCAGCCGCCGCCCCAGGCGCGCGCGGTCCGCGGGGCGGTGCGCCTGCACAGGGCCTTCCTGCGCGGCCCGCTGGGCGTGCTGCGgctgctgcagctgctggctGGCGCCGCTTTCTGGATCACCATCGCCACGAGCAGGTACCAGGGCCCCGTGCACTTCGCGCTCTTCGTGTCCGTGCTCTTCTGGCTGCTGACCCTGGGCCTCTACTTCCTCACGCTGCTGGGCAAGCACGAGCTGGTGCCCGTGCTGGGTTCGCGCTGGCTCGTGGTCAACGTGGCGCACGACCTGCTGGCGGCCGCGCTCTACGGCGCCGCGACGGGCATCATGATCTCGCAGACCCAGAGCCACAGCTACTGCAACCTCAAGGATTACCAGATGGCCTGCGCCTACCACGCCTTCCTGGCGGCCGCCGTCTGCGGAGGCCTCTGCCTCGGCCTCTACCTGCTCTCGGCCCTCTACGGCTGCTGCCGCCGCTaccagggggagcaggaggtggCGTGA